A section of the Alkalihalobacillus sp. LMS39 genome encodes:
- a CDS encoding histidine--tRNA ligase, translating into MKKMDYQNVKGTQDYLPNAEAVRRDIRRTLEDVFIQYGCKPLETPILNYTELLASKYGGGAEILEEMYTLTDRGERDLALRYDLTIPFAKVVAMNPTLKMPFKRYEIGKVFRDGPIKTGRFREFTQCDVDIVGVDSQIAEAELMVMALDAFKKLDLNVTIQYNNRKLLTGMLNLFGTEYEKINKVVLTLDKLEKVGLEAVVSELNEQGLSNSTITLIKQFLIDNENTSFGYFESYAEQNEEVRQGLKELKELEAYLEFLSINIRCVFNPFLARGLEIYTGTIYEIFLADQSIKSSIGSGGRYDNAIGGLIGTNESFSTVGISFGLDVIYTAMSSFESKLKDNPYVDYYIVPLGTQKESLLVANYLRNKDYKVEFEMRNKKIGKALDKANKEKIRNVIIIGEDEVRNNQFKVKDLISGVERTETYQFN; encoded by the coding sequence ATGAAGAAAATGGATTATCAAAATGTAAAGGGTACTCAAGATTACTTACCGAATGCTGAAGCAGTAAGAAGAGACATAAGAAGAACATTAGAAGATGTATTCATCCAATATGGATGTAAACCACTGGAAACACCTATATTAAATTACACCGAATTACTGGCTTCTAAGTATGGTGGCGGAGCAGAAATATTAGAAGAGATGTACACATTAACCGATAGAGGTGAAAGAGATTTAGCTTTACGCTATGACCTCACTATACCATTTGCAAAGGTTGTGGCAATGAACCCGACACTAAAGATGCCTTTTAAGCGATATGAAATAGGTAAAGTATTTAGGGATGGACCAATTAAAACGGGAAGGTTTCGAGAATTTACACAATGTGATGTTGATATAGTAGGTGTAGATTCACAAATCGCTGAAGCTGAATTAATGGTTATGGCATTGGATGCATTTAAAAAACTTGATTTAAATGTAACGATTCAATACAACAATCGAAAATTATTAACTGGAATGCTCAATTTATTTGGTACAGAATATGAAAAAATCAATAAAGTAGTATTAACTCTAGACAAGCTTGAAAAAGTTGGATTAGAAGCGGTTGTTTCTGAGCTTAATGAACAAGGATTATCAAATTCAACAATTACTTTAATTAAGCAGTTTTTAATTGATAATGAAAATACAAGTTTTGGCTACTTTGAATCCTACGCTGAACAAAATGAAGAGGTAAGGCAAGGCTTAAAAGAATTAAAAGAGTTAGAAGCTTATCTTGAGTTTCTAAGTATTAATATACGGTGCGTTTTTAATCCTTTTTTAGCAAGAGGTTTAGAAATATACACAGGTACTATTTATGAAATATTTTTAGCGGACCAATCTATAAAATCAAGTATTGGGAGTGGCGGAAGATATGATAATGCAATTGGTGGGTTGATAGGTACAAACGAAAGCTTTTCAACAGTAGGAATTTCATTTGGTTTAGATGTAATTTATACGGCAATGAGTTCATTCGAGAGTAAATTAAAAGATAATCCATATGTAGATTATTATATTGTTCCACTAGGAACTCAAAAAGAATCATTATTGGTAGCCAATTATTTAAGGAATAAAGACTATAAAGTCGAATTCGAAATGAGAAACAAGAAAATAGGAAAAGCTCTTGATAAAGCCAACAAAGAAAAGATTCGCAATGTTATTATTATTGGAGAGGATGAAGTTAGAAATAACCAATTCAAAGTAAAAGATTTAATTTCAGG
- a CDS encoding zinc-binding dehydrogenase, with product MKAVIQNEFGGADVLTYTTDMEIPIIGENEVLIKATYTSVNYADIKTRLGNKGKGNFPLLLGLDVAGVIEEVSPNSNFSKGERVIAFPKQGSYAEYVVANEKLIFKIPDNLSFEKAATMPTVSILSYILLYEIGQVQKTDTIVVHSAAGGVGSVLVQLAKLAGVHKIIGTVGNLNKDEYVKNLGADIVCTYEGFSEETLNQTNNKGANVIFDSIAGETTSKSLECLALYGTLVQFGNSSGKSGTFNTSDVHSSCRSIKGFSLGTTRKHNPERLAPIAEKVLDLITSNKISIPVAKVFNLREAAEAHKLIESRNYEGKVLIKI from the coding sequence TTGAAGGCTGTAATCCAAAATGAATTTGGTGGTGCGGATGTACTTACATATACAACTGATATGGAGATACCGATAATTGGTGAGAATGAAGTTTTAATTAAGGCAACATATACAAGTGTTAATTATGCTGATATAAAAACACGTTTAGGTAATAAAGGGAAAGGTAATTTTCCTTTATTACTTGGATTAGATGTAGCAGGCGTTATAGAAGAAGTTTCTCCTAATTCCAATTTTTCAAAGGGAGAACGGGTCATAGCTTTTCCTAAACAAGGCTCATATGCTGAATATGTTGTGGCAAATGAAAAACTAATTTTTAAAATTCCTGATAACCTTTCGTTTGAAAAGGCTGCGACAATGCCAACGGTCTCTATATTATCTTATATACTCCTATACGAAATAGGACAAGTACAAAAAACAGATACTATTGTTGTACACAGTGCAGCAGGAGGTGTAGGTTCAGTGCTTGTACAATTAGCCAAATTAGCAGGTGTTCATAAAATTATTGGCACTGTCGGAAATCTAAACAAAGACGAATATGTAAAGAATTTAGGAGCTGATATAGTTTGTACCTACGAAGGATTTTCAGAGGAGACTTTAAACCAAACAAATAATAAAGGAGCTAATGTGATTTTCGATTCCATTGCAGGAGAAACAACCAGTAAAAGCTTAGAATGTTTAGCATTATACGGCACACTTGTTCAATTCGGCAATAGTAGTGGTAAATCTGGTACTTTTAATACTAGCGATGTTCATAGTAGTTGTAGGAGTATAAAAGGTTTTAGTTTAGGAACTACTCGGAAACATAATCCTGAACGATTAGCCCCTATTGCGGAAAAAGTCTTGGATTTAATCACTTCTAATAAGATTTCTATACCCGTTGCTAAGGTATTTAATTTAAGAGAAGCGGCGGAAGCTCATAAATTAATTGAAAGCCGTAATTATGAAGGAAAAGTACTGATTAAAATATAA
- a CDS encoding IS1595 family transposase encodes MTLKEIIIAISKLNESDAKRIKEYLVNSLSSTATSEPVFKEVSERKHKEGYTCPRCQSKRSVRFGTYSVKMGGKIVDRQRYQCKDCQKTFTDLTNTPLYRTRKPNRWIQFIECMIEGYSLRKSAELLEDVSYVTLFYWRHKLLSAFEKMDFEAFSGIVEIDETYFLYSEKGKRGITGRKPRKRGGASKYRGISKEQICVLVARDREKVTYSKAIGRGRIIKEQVEESIGPKLSASNVLCTDAWRAFKTYAKEKGIEHYAFKSDGKVRTKGLFHIQNVNSYHKRLKDWIRRFNGVATKYLDHYLSWFYFLETIHHRKDDTTTRQMIAEGNLIPIMETYDTLRLSEFTK; translated from the coding sequence GTGACGTTAAAAGAGATTATAATCGCCATTAGTAAGCTAAACGAATCGGATGCCAAACGCATAAAAGAATATCTTGTTAACTCTCTATCTTCTACTGCTACTAGCGAACCTGTGTTTAAAGAGGTTTCTGAACGAAAGCATAAGGAAGGTTATACGTGTCCACGCTGCCAATCTAAGCGTTCCGTTCGCTTTGGAACCTATTCCGTTAAAATGGGCGGGAAAATAGTAGACCGTCAACGGTACCAATGTAAGGACTGCCAGAAAACATTTACCGATTTAACCAATACACCTCTATACCGTACTAGAAAGCCAAATCGCTGGATTCAGTTTATTGAATGTATGATTGAAGGGTATTCCTTACGTAAATCAGCAGAACTTTTAGAAGATGTAAGTTATGTTACCCTATTCTATTGGAGACATAAGCTACTCTCTGCCTTTGAAAAAATGGATTTCGAGGCTTTTTCAGGTATCGTGGAAATAGACGAGACCTATTTCTTGTACTCAGAAAAAGGGAAACGTGGTATCACTGGTCGTAAACCACGTAAACGTGGTGGTGCCTCTAAATATCGAGGTATCAGTAAGGAACAAATCTGTGTTCTTGTGGCAAGAGACCGCGAAAAAGTTACTTATTCTAAAGCTATTGGACGAGGAAGGATTATAAAAGAACAAGTAGAGGAATCAATTGGTCCTAAATTATCTGCGAGTAACGTGCTTTGTACGGATGCTTGGCGTGCCTTTAAAACATATGCGAAAGAAAAAGGCATTGAACACTATGCCTTTAAATCTGATGGAAAGGTACGAACAAAGGGGCTTTTTCACATTCAGAATGTCAACAGCTATCATAAGCGTTTGAAGGATTGGATAAGACGTTTTAATGGTGTTGCAACGAAATATTTGGACCACTATCTTAGCTGGTTTTATTTCCTGGAAACCATCCATCACCGTAAAGATGATACAACAACAAGACAAATGATTGCGGAAGGAAATTTAATACCAATTATGGAAACATATGATACACTAAGATTATCAGAGTTTACTAAATAA
- a CDS encoding copper resistance D family protein yields MIVSISNALLYPLVAFAIGYFIIQTTNKKHHVLLISPQVIRWAIFAIIVLCLVPVLSLSVYITRTFDAPFWETYSTVIRTYAVGQSWIGVAIIGTLLIVLTRFKSKAWLSFLLMTCLTFVVGFSSHAASLDQLGGTVANGLHFFSATVWIGTLFIVAWFTKSDFDFQEFIQWFSPLAVGAVFVITASGFMLMNYIVPEYVHSWVLTYGQLLLLKHLLFIPLLIFGFVHGFLLKRRMKVYSNERVKKSFKFESVVALVVFVISAFMTEQTPPHEVATTLQFEEPSALFTMIMVMYPQQLLPLGLQLTLWNGILGVVSLGLLLLFGYYLHKKTSVVISSLILCLFVLGGYATAMASIESRKDANITPYASLEEAIAAGYEESYDISILVEKPYQHDTHAVLYELDESKLVAELFKVEDDLYYRVEGTTLTVGGIPVSETDHKIRTFFIRFGDWKIDGFDYTYVSFGKINEPANVTSVDIHYEGLSRKEQVENQGFLSMTASNEEWSANHPIEFFDDEFNIIGGYMRGFMEEGVYCH; encoded by the coding sequence ATGATTGTAAGTATTAGTAATGCTCTCCTTTATCCGCTTGTAGCTTTCGCTATTGGGTATTTTATTATCCAAACGACAAACAAAAAGCACCACGTTCTTTTGATTTCTCCACAAGTTATTCGCTGGGCTATTTTTGCGATAATCGTATTGTGCCTTGTTCCTGTTTTATCGTTAAGTGTTTATATTACGAGGACATTTGATGCACCATTTTGGGAGACATATAGTACGGTGATTCGAACATATGCAGTAGGTCAATCATGGATCGGCGTAGCCATCATTGGAACGTTATTAATCGTGTTAACACGATTTAAATCAAAAGCATGGCTTTCGTTTTTATTAATGACTTGCCTTACATTTGTCGTCGGTTTTTCCAGCCATGCCGCATCACTTGACCAACTTGGGGGAACGGTGGCCAATGGACTGCATTTCTTTTCGGCAACAGTTTGGATTGGAACATTATTTATTGTTGCTTGGTTTACGAAATCAGATTTTGATTTTCAAGAGTTTATCCAATGGTTTTCACCGTTAGCTGTTGGAGCCGTGTTTGTCATAACCGCTTCTGGCTTTATGTTGATGAATTACATCGTTCCTGAATATGTACACTCTTGGGTCTTAACCTATGGCCAATTATTATTATTGAAACATTTGCTATTCATCCCTTTGCTTATCTTTGGATTTGTCCATGGTTTTCTATTAAAGCGAAGAATGAAGGTGTATTCAAATGAACGAGTAAAGAAATCATTTAAATTTGAAAGTGTCGTCGCATTAGTAGTGTTTGTTATCTCTGCTTTTATGACAGAACAAACACCACCACATGAAGTAGCGACGACATTACAATTTGAAGAACCATCGGCTTTGTTTACGATGATAATGGTAATGTATCCACAGCAGTTATTACCACTTGGGCTACAACTAACATTATGGAATGGAATATTAGGTGTTGTTTCTTTAGGATTATTATTGTTATTTGGGTATTACCTGCATAAGAAAACATCGGTTGTTATTTCTTCATTAATTCTATGTTTGTTTGTACTAGGTGGCTATGCTACAGCTATGGCGAGTATTGAAAGTAGAAAAGACGCGAATATTACACCATACGCGTCATTAGAAGAAGCAATAGCCGCAGGATATGAGGAAAGTTATGACATTTCAATACTAGTTGAAAAGCCGTATCAGCATGATACGCATGCAGTCTTATACGAGTTAGATGAATCAAAGCTTGTAGCAGAATTATTTAAAGTAGAAGATGATTTGTATTATAGAGTGGAAGGCACAACATTAACTGTTGGTGGCATTCCTGTATCTGAAACAGACCATAAAATCCGTACGTTTTTTATTCGTTTTGGTGATTGGAAAATAGATGGATTTGACTATACGTATGTGTCATTCGGAAAAATTAATGAACCTGCAAATGTAACATCGGTTGATATTCACTATGAAGGGTTATCACGGAAGGAACAAGTTGAAAATCAAGGGTTCCTTTCCATGACAGCTTCGAATGAGGAGTGGAGCGCAAATCATCCGATTGAGTTTTTTGATGACGAATTCAATATCATTGGTGGCTATATGCGTGGATTTATGGAAGAAGGCGTCTATTGTCACTAA
- a CDS encoding copper resistance protein CopC codes for MKLKIILLFFLIMFIPSFVFAHSYVHEAYPGDGEVVDEPVEQLELSFDAGIESHSTLSITKDDGTTIVVESIEVDSPVLIAQLGEPLYEGNYTVVWEALGADGHGTSGSYSFSVTAEQPQVEVEEEPAEVVEEELTDEVVEEEQSEREPVEAEETEQTTNIWLLVLGLAALIAVLFIIIRVMQK; via the coding sequence GTGAAGCTTAAAATCATACTCCTATTCTTTCTGATTATGTTTATTCCTTCTTTTGTATTTGCCCATTCTTATGTTCATGAAGCGTATCCGGGAGATGGGGAAGTTGTCGATGAACCTGTAGAACAATTAGAGCTTTCCTTTGATGCAGGAATTGAATCCCATAGTACATTATCAATAACAAAAGATGATGGAACTACTATTGTTGTTGAATCGATCGAAGTGGATTCCCCTGTCCTCATTGCGCAACTAGGAGAACCGTTATACGAAGGGAATTATACGGTTGTGTGGGAAGCGCTTGGTGCAGATGGACATGGAACGAGTGGTTCATATTCGTTTTCCGTTACAGCAGAACAACCACAAGTAGAGGTAGAAGAAGAACCCGCAGAAGTTGTTGAAGAAGAACTGACAGATGAAGTTGTAGAGGAAGAACAAAGTGAACGAGAGCCAGTTGAAGCAGAAGAAACAGAGCAAACAACGAATATTTGGCTGTTAGTATTAGGATTAGCTGCTTTAATAGCTGTTCTATTTATCATTATAAGGGTCATGCAAAAATGA
- a CDS encoding TVP38/TMEM64 family protein — MVKKITIAIMTIAIATSVYFFGQDIFVWLQMHAKQYILLTIILATLLALFPVIPYPLIGGVLGATFGPVLGSLLTWIGSSAASIIMFIVVRYGYQDWGNKMLKQYKPIHRVTVLFEKNAFITIFLTRLIPIIPSIIVNIYSALSKVRFINYAIASSLGKIPAMILFAAVGNSFVTNPQEMFFIILFYGAFLVIVIGCYQLWKRRIEIKV; from the coding sequence ATGGTAAAAAAAATCACGATCGCAATCATGACGATTGCCATTGCCACTTCAGTTTATTTTTTTGGACAAGATATTTTCGTGTGGCTTCAAATGCATGCGAAACAATATATATTGTTAACCATTATACTTGCTACATTGCTCGCATTATTTCCTGTTATCCCTTACCCTCTGATCGGAGGCGTATTAGGCGCTACATTTGGACCAGTACTCGGTTCACTTCTAACATGGATTGGCTCATCAGCTGCTTCTATTATTATGTTTATTGTCGTACGGTATGGGTATCAAGATTGGGGAAATAAAATGCTAAAGCAATATAAACCGATTCATCGAGTTACTGTATTGTTTGAAAAAAATGCGTTTATTACGATTTTCCTTACTCGGCTTATTCCTATCATTCCGTCCATTATTGTAAATATTTACTCAGCATTAAGTAAGGTTCGATTTATCAATTATGCAATTGCATCGTCCCTCGGTAAAATCCCAGCAATGATTTTATTTGCTGCTGTTGGGAATTCTTTTGTCACCAATCCACAGGAAATGTTTTTTATCATCCTTTTTTATGGAGCCTTTCTCGTTATCGTCATTGGATGTTACCAACTATGGAAACGCCGAATTGAAATTAAGGTATAA
- a CDS encoding VanZ family protein, whose product MFFIKPLKQTEKSIQKLGKILFFIYLLAVIYVTLFAWNYGASLGPEGPGGRNYNLTPFRSIYRISVFSKDIMDPIRILIGNIVLFIPFGFLLPLAFTFFRTSVMKVTILAMFTSITIEICQFLFTHRVANVDDVILNTFGAWIGAVVVFVLLFIQRRVIVLFTRKK is encoded by the coding sequence GTGTTTTTCATTAAACCGCTAAAACAGACTGAGAAATCGATACAAAAACTAGGCAAGATTCTTTTTTTTATATATTTGCTCGCCGTTATATATGTTACACTATTTGCTTGGAACTACGGGGCTTCACTAGGGCCTGAGGGGCCAGGCGGAAGAAATTATAATCTTACTCCTTTCCGAAGTATTTACCGAATTTCTGTGTTTAGTAAAGATATTATGGACCCAATTCGAATTTTAATCGGAAATATTGTCTTGTTTATTCCATTTGGTTTTCTTTTACCGCTTGCCTTTACATTCTTTCGAACATCCGTTATGAAAGTTACTATATTGGCCATGTTTACCTCTATTACAATTGAAATTTGTCAATTTTTATTTACTCATCGAGTTGCCAATGTTGATGATGTTATTTTAAATACGTTTGGTGCATGGATAGGGGCTGTTGTTGTTTTTGTTTTACTCTTTATTCAAAGAAGGGTTATTGTTTTGTTTACACGTAAAAAATAA
- a CDS encoding acid-soluble spore protein N, whose product MKKTQFAHATFRPDHLGTQPRKSNSNNGKKMNTKGNEHPDYVPPKG is encoded by the coding sequence ATGAAAAAAACACAATTTGCACATGCAACCTTTCGACCAGACCATTTAGGAACTCAACCGAGAAAATCTAATTCGAATAACGGAAAAAAAATGAATACTAAAGGGAACGAACATCCTGATTATGTTCCTCCAAAAGGCTAA
- a CDS encoding FbpB family small basic protein, giving the protein MRRVKKLTLDELIKENKRELLNDEQALDRLEQRWEEKRAEKSS; this is encoded by the coding sequence GTGAGAAGAGTAAAGAAGCTAACATTAGATGAGCTAATTAAAGAAAATAAACGTGAGTTATTAAATGATGAACAAGCATTAGATCGACTTGAACAACGCTGGGAAGAAAAACGAGCGGAAAAATCAAGTTAG
- a CDS encoding DUF421 domain-containing protein, with protein MFDFWTGAEDLPVYGFLIRALIVYVYIFILVKILGQRSMVAINPIDFIFGVIIGDVVGEPLSSGDMPLGGPLAAAALIGGLHLGLSYLALKTPRFRRVIEEEPIIIIEKGKILVEELRKAKITLESLLMDLRLKDAADLAEIDFAVLEANGQISVIKKTKYDSVSPADMGQNPKSKGYPSVLIEDGHIIEANLKKYGTIQWLDEQVRKHGFRNVREVFVLTVDETGNTYASGREVKG; from the coding sequence ATGTTTGATTTTTGGACTGGTGCTGAAGATTTACCTGTATATGGATTTTTGATTCGAGCACTCATCGTCTACGTATATATATTTATTTTAGTCAAAATTTTAGGGCAACGGTCAATGGTGGCCATTAATCCGATTGATTTTATCTTTGGTGTCATAATTGGGGATGTTGTCGGTGAACCTCTTTCAAGTGGTGATATGCCTTTAGGTGGTCCACTTGCGGCTGCAGCATTAATTGGGGGATTGCATTTAGGGCTATCGTATTTAGCGTTAAAAACACCCCGATTTCGTCGAGTCATTGAAGAAGAACCGATTATTATTATAGAAAAAGGGAAAATTCTTGTTGAGGAGTTAAGGAAAGCAAAAATTACGTTGGAATCATTATTAATGGATTTGCGTTTGAAAGATGCCGCTGATTTAGCTGAAATTGATTTTGCCGTTCTTGAAGCGAATGGCCAAATTAGTGTTATTAAGAAAACAAAATATGATTCAGTAAGTCCAGCTGATATGGGACAAAACCCTAAATCTAAAGGTTATCCATCAGTTTTAATTGAAGATGGTCATATTATAGAAGCAAACTTGAAAAAGTACGGAACGATTCAATGGTTAGATGAACAGGTAAGGAAACATGGATTTCGAAACGTGAGAGAAGTGTTTGTGCTAACCGTTGATGAAACAGGGAACACCTATGCGAGTGGTCGGGAAGTTAAAGGGTAA
- the acnA gene encoding aconitate hydratase AcnA translates to MTKDSFKSRSSFEVNGKTYNFYRLQALQEAGVGNVSSLPYSVKVLLESVLRQEDGFVIKKEHVENLAKWGTSDLKEIDVPFKPSRVILQDFTGVPAVVDLASLRKAMADLGGDPQKINPEIPVDLVIDHSVQVDKAGTEDSLDFNMNLEFRRNEERYQFLNWAQKAFDNYRAVPPATGIVHQVNLEFLANVVHGVEKDGELTAYPDSLVGTDSHTTMINGIGVLGWGVGGIEAEAGMLGQPSYFPVPDVIGVKFTGSLPSGTTATDVALKVTQVLREKKVVGKFVEFYGPGLSEMPLADRATISNMAPEYGATCGFFPVDEEALNYLRLTGRSEEQIKLVEEYSKANDLFYVPGETPDPTYTDVVEIDLSEIEANLSGPKRPQDLVPLSKMQEEFKKAVVAPAGTQGLGLSEDEFNKKVTVKLANGNETTMTTGSIAIAAITSCTNTSNPYVLIGAGLVAKKAAEKGMQVPEYVKTSLAPGSKVVTGYLVDSGLLPHLEQLGFNIVGYGCTTCIGNSGPLADELEAAIAENDLTVTSVLSGNRNFEGRIHPLVKANYLASPPLVVAYALAGTVDIDLRNDAIGKDKDGNDVFFNDIWPTAEEIAKVVQETVTPELFKREYENVFQSNPRWNEIETTDDALYKWDEDSTYIANPPFFEGLSKDPQDIEPLSGLKVIGKFGDTVTTDHISPAGAFGKETPAGKYLISKGVEQRDFNSYGSRRGNHEVMMRGTFANIRIRNQVAPGTEGGFTTYWPTGEVMPIYDAAMKYKEQGTGLAILAGKDYGMGSSRDWAAKGTNLLGIKTVIAESYERIHRSNLVLMGVLPLQFKEGDSAETLGLSGKESFEVHITNEVKPRDMVKVTATDEEGNKTEFDVLVRFDSEVEIEYYRHGGILQMVLRGRIAEANA, encoded by the coding sequence ATGACAAAAGATAGCTTTAAATCTCGCTCATCGTTTGAGGTGAACGGGAAAACGTACAATTTTTATCGTTTACAAGCACTACAAGAAGCTGGTGTTGGAAACGTATCGTCTTTACCGTATTCTGTAAAGGTTCTTTTGGAATCTGTATTACGACAAGAAGATGGATTTGTCATTAAAAAAGAGCATGTTGAAAATCTTGCAAAATGGGGTACGTCAGACTTAAAAGAAATCGATGTTCCGTTTAAACCATCCCGTGTTATTTTACAGGATTTCACAGGTGTACCGGCAGTCGTTGACTTAGCTTCATTACGTAAAGCAATGGCCGATTTAGGGGGAGACCCACAAAAAATTAACCCTGAAATTCCTGTTGATCTTGTAATCGACCACTCTGTTCAAGTTGATAAAGCAGGAACAGAGGATTCTTTAGATTTTAATATGAACTTAGAGTTCCGTAGAAATGAAGAGCGTTACCAATTTTTAAACTGGGCACAAAAAGCATTTGATAACTATCGTGCTGTGCCACCAGCAACAGGTATCGTTCACCAAGTAAACCTTGAGTTTTTAGCAAATGTCGTTCATGGTGTTGAAAAAGACGGTGAACTTACTGCATATCCAGATTCATTAGTTGGAACAGACTCACATACAACAATGATTAATGGTATTGGTGTATTAGGTTGGGGTGTTGGTGGTATCGAAGCGGAAGCTGGGATGCTTGGACAACCTTCTTATTTCCCTGTACCTGATGTTATTGGGGTTAAATTCACTGGTTCTCTTCCAAGTGGAACGACGGCAACAGACGTGGCATTAAAAGTAACTCAAGTGTTACGTGAGAAAAAAGTTGTAGGTAAATTCGTTGAGTTCTACGGTCCTGGTTTAAGTGAAATGCCACTGGCTGACCGTGCTACAATTTCAAACATGGCACCAGAGTATGGAGCAACATGTGGATTCTTCCCAGTTGATGAAGAAGCTTTAAATTACTTACGTTTAACAGGTCGTTCTGAAGAACAAATTAAGCTTGTTGAAGAATACAGCAAAGCCAATGACTTGTTCTATGTTCCTGGTGAAACGCCAGATCCTACGTATACTGATGTTGTTGAAATTGACTTGTCTGAAATTGAAGCGAATCTTTCAGGTCCAAAGCGTCCACAAGACTTAGTACCACTTTCAAAAATGCAAGAGGAGTTCAAAAAAGCGGTTGTTGCTCCTGCAGGTACTCAAGGATTGGGTCTTTCTGAGGATGAGTTTAATAAAAAAGTGACAGTGAAACTTGCGAATGGTAACGAAACGACAATGACGACAGGGTCTATTGCGATTGCTGCCATCACAAGCTGTACAAATACGTCAAACCCTTACGTTCTAATTGGAGCGGGCCTTGTTGCGAAAAAAGCAGCAGAAAAAGGCATGCAAGTTCCAGAATACGTAAAAACATCTTTAGCTCCTGGTTCAAAAGTTGTTACTGGGTATTTAGTTGATTCAGGATTACTTCCACACCTAGAGCAACTTGGCTTTAACATTGTTGGATATGGCTGTACTACATGTATCGGTAACTCTGGTCCACTTGCTGATGAACTTGAAGCAGCAATTGCAGAAAATGACTTAACTGTTACTTCTGTTCTTTCAGGTAACCGTAACTTCGAAGGTCGTATTCACCCACTTGTAAAAGCAAACTATCTTGCTTCACCACCACTCGTTGTTGCTTATGCATTAGCAGGAACAGTGGATATTGACTTAAGAAATGACGCTATTGGAAAAGACAAAGATGGCAATGATGTGTTCTTTAACGACATTTGGCCAACAGCTGAAGAAATTGCGAAAGTTGTTCAAGAAACAGTTACGCCTGAATTGTTTAAACGTGAGTATGAAAATGTCTTCCAAAGCAATCCGCGTTGGAATGAAATTGAAACAACTGACGATGCATTATATAAATGGGATGAGGATTCAACTTATATTGCAAATCCTCCATTCTTTGAAGGGTTATCTAAAGATCCACAAGATATCGAGCCGCTTTCTGGTTTGAAAGTAATCGGTAAATTTGGTGACACTGTTACAACTGACCATATTTCACCAGCAGGTGCATTCGGGAAAGAAACACCAGCAGGAAAATACCTGATTTCTAAAGGAGTAGAACAACGTGACTTTAACTCTTATGGTTCTCGTCGTGGTAACCATGAAGTGATGATGCGTGGTACGTTTGCGAATATTCGTATCCGTAACCAAGTTGCTCCTGGAACAGAAGGTGGATTTACAACGTACTGGCCAACAGGTGAAGTTATGCCTATCTATGATGCTGCCATGAAATATAAAGAACAAGGCACAGGTCTTGCGATTTTAGCAGGTAAAGATTATGGAATGGGAAGTTCACGTGACTGGGCTGCAAAAGGAACGAACCTATTAGGAATTAAAACGGTTATCGCTGAAAGTTATGAGCGTATCCACCGTAGTAATTTAGTATTAATGGGTGTATTACCACTTCAATTTAAAGAAGGCGACTCTGCTGAAACATTAGGTTTATCTGGCAAAGAGTCATTTGAAGTTCATATTACAAATGAAGTGAAACCTCGTGATATGGTGAAAGTAACAGCAACAGACGAAGAAGGAAATAAAACTGAGTTTGACGTTCTTGTTCGTTTCGATAGTGAAGTTGAAATCGAATACTATCGCCATGGTGGAATTTTACAAATGGTTCTACGTGGTCGTATTGCTGAAGCTAACGCTTAA
- the sspO gene encoding small acid-soluble spore protein O produces the protein MTRKKSNHIIPGANAAKGQGKDVGMNSQFDNEMANEPLTAEQRQFNKKTKKRQ, from the coding sequence TTGACGAGAAAAAAATCAAATCACATCATTCCTGGAGCAAATGCTGCGAAAGGACAAGGAAAAGACGTTGGTATGAATTCTCAATTTGACAATGAAATGGCAAATGAACCTTTAACAGCAGAACAACGTCAATTTAATAAAAAGACAAAAAAACGCCAATAA